The following are from one region of the Sorghum bicolor cultivar BTx623 chromosome 2, Sorghum_bicolor_NCBIv3, whole genome shotgun sequence genome:
- the LOC8155361 gene encoding sugar transport protein 1 produces the protein MAGGAIVNTGGGKDYPGKLTLFVLLTCIVAATGGLIFGYDIGISGGVTSMDPFLEKFFPEVFRKKQEAKTNQYCKYDNQLLQTFTSSLYLAALVASFFAATVTRVLGRKWSMLVGGLTFLVGAALNGAAQNVAMLIIGRILLGVGVGFANQSVPVYLSEMAPARLRGMLNIGFQLMITIGILAAELINYGTNKIKAGYGWRVSLALAAVPAAIITLGSLFLPDTPNSLLERGHPEEARRMLRRIRGTEDIGEEYADLVAASEEARQVQHPWRNIVRRRYRAQLTMAVMIPFFQQLTGINVIMFYAPVLFETLGFKNDASLMSSVITGLVNVFATVVSIVTVDRVGRRKLFLQGGAQMIVCQLVVGTLIAAKFGTSGTGDIARGYAAVVVVFICAYVAGFAWSWGPLGWLVPSEIFPLEIRPAGQSINVSVNMFFTFCIAQAFLTMLCHFKFGLFYFFAGWVVIMTVFIALFLPETKNVPIEEMVLVWKSHWFWKKFIADDDVHVGGNHLQMDKNVKGADA, from the exons ATGGCCGGCGGTGCCATCGTGAACACGGGCGGGGGCAAGGACTACCCCGGCAAGCTCACCCTCTTTGTGTTGCTCACCTGCATCGTCGCCGCCACCGGCGGTCTCATCTTCGGATATGACATCGGTATCTCAG GCGGCGTGACCTCCATGGACCCGTTCCTTGAGAAGTTCTTCCCGGAGGTGTTCCGGAAGAAGCAGGAGGCCAAGACCAACCAGTACTGCAAGTACGACAACCAGCTGCTGCAGACCTTCACCTCCTCCCTCTACCTCGCCGCGCTCGTCGCCTCCTTCTTCGCCGCCACCGTCACCCGCGTCCTCGGACGCAAGTGGTCCATGCTCGTCGGCGGCCTCACCTTCCTCGTCGGCGCCGCCCTCAACGGCGCAGCCCAGAACGTCGCCATGCTCATCATCGGTCGTATCCtcctcggcgtcggcgtcggattCGCCAATCAG TCTGTTCCTGTGTACCTGTCGGAGATGGCGCCTGCGCGTCTCCGTGGCATGCTCAACATCGGGTTCCAGCTGATGATCACGATCGGCATCCTGGCGGCGGAGCTGATCAACTACGGCACCAACAAGATCAAGGCCGGGTACGGGTGGCGCGTGAGCCTGGCGCTGGCGGCGGTTCCGGCGGCCATCATCACCCTGGGCTCCCTCTTCCTCCCCGACACCCCCAACTCCCTCCTTGAGCGTGGCCACCCGGAGGAGGCCCGGCGCATGCTCCGTCGCATCCGCGGCACGGAGGACATCGGCGAGGAGTACGCGGACCTGGTGGCGGCGAGCGAGGAGGCCCGGCAGGTGCAGCACCCGTGGCGGAACATCGTTCGCCGCCGGTACCGCGCGCAGCTCACCATGGCCGTCATGATCCCCTTCTTCCAGCAGCTGACGGGGATCAACGTCATCATGTTCTACGCGCCCGTGCTGTTCGAGACGCTGGGGTTCAAGAACGACGCCTCCCTCATGTCCTCCGTCATCACGGGTCTCGTCAACGTCTTCGCCACCGTGGTGTCCATCGTCACCGTCGACCGCGTCGGCCGGCGGAAGCTCTTCCTCCAGGGCGGCGCGCAGATGATCGTGTGCCAGCTCGTGGTGGGCACGCTCATCGCCGCCAAGTTCGGGACCAGCGGCACGGGCGACATCGCCAGGGGctacgcggcggtggtggtggtgttcatctGCGCCTACGTCGCCGGATTCGCCTGGTCGTGGGGGCCGCTCGGCTGGCTGGTGCCGTCGGAGATCTTCCCGCTGGAGATCCGGCCGGCCGGGCAGAGCATCAACGTCTCCGTCAACATGTTCTTCACCTTCTGCATCGCGCAGGCCTTCCTCACCATGCTCTGCCACTTCAAGTTCGGCCTCTTCTACTTCTTCGCCGGATGGGTCGTCATCATGACCGTCTTCATCGCGCTCTTCCTGCCGGAGACCAAGAACGTGCCCATCGAGGAGATGGTGCTCGTCTGGAAGTCCCACTGGTTCTGGAAAAAGTTCATCGCCGACGACGACGTGCACGTCGGCGGCAACCACCTGCAGATGGACAAAAACGTCAAGGGGGCCGACGCCTGA